Below is a window of Cydia splendana chromosome 3, ilCydSple1.2, whole genome shotgun sequence DNA.
aaatctaatgtattaaattaaactttatttatctatacaagacaaacgtttaaaaaactaatcacagttacacattaattaccaagcttacgacgtgaaaagtttggaaaacactgcgactgctgacactgagcgagaaggaaataacaattaacacgcgttcgacaaggatgacggtcagggcatgaagttatctagatccgaattgtcaaatgtgacagcgctatcctgtgtcgCCAGTAATGTAAatagaattacccgaacgtctgaaatttctttcgtgaatcggaagatattgctaacgaataattaaaaattacgtgttattgtaaaaattaagataaaatacattataaatgaaaattataaaattataaagaaatattttaacttattaaccatagctataatgtacccatgtaacatgtgtataaaacatttatttacatacaatatatatacagtggtactactaaacgaaattaataactagcttaaatctaaaataggcccttgaggcattgtaccaaggatgctggcggcatttcctcgctgtatcgcaatgctgatacgttgtgcgaggtagccgccagctcttcggtcaccagttacgtcaaccagacgcttcgcgatttctgcaaacaacttatgcgcgctgggaccccatgtaacatgttatgttgaaataaagtggcaatgttattgtgacgtaggcccgtgtcactctgggaatagaagaccatgttttattagaccatgcgtcAACATACAGgttggtccaaaccttgacgtccaaaaattttttttagattccacacgtcgtgggctatcgcctatcagaatataccccatgtatgttagccgatttttcgtagtttttgagttatgattttttaaacatttaacttttgAGATTccaaccaaaatgtatgaaacatccaaattttttttttcgcgatttcggggttggttcatagtaaaagttgctcagtagaatcccaaaacctccctggcaacgggaattcaGTTATTTGTTAGCCAACCTGTATGGGAACCCAGGAATttcataacaaaagttaaaagtttaaaaaatcatgACTCGAAAACaacgaaaaatcggctaacatacatggggtatattctgatagcccacgacgtaaggaatctaaaaaaaaattttgaacgGCAAGGTTTGGAttggaccaccctgtatatttgtaAGAGACATTTACTGCTGGGCTTTTGCTCCTGTCGACTTGTCGAGGACTCGAAGATCCTCGTAGCGGATTGAAGTATCTGGAGCACAATTCGCCTAAATTGATTATTTTGAAAAAGGTTCCATACATTTATTGTTTCAGTGTCCAGAAAgtgatattttttataagtttaCAGGTAAATCAGTTTAAATTAACAATGCAGCTAAACAATAGGaccctataaataaaaataaggctACATACGTAGACAAGGTATCGattgatgcaaaaaaaaacaccattGAGACACACGTTTTTAGCCCTGAATATGTTCAATTATGCAGGCATGCAAAATGTGATTCTATAAGGCTTTAATACATAGGCATTTTGTATGAATGTATGGATTCAAATCGAAATGCAAAATGAGTGCCTAAGAATCCTGAAATATTTTTCAATGAAGTTTCGTTACCTAGGCTGTATGTATTATTGTAAGTGTTTAGTAACGAAAGAAAATTACCCAGTCTGTGCGATAAGCCTATGGTCTTATTCTCCGGGTCATAGAAGGTGAGGATCTCGTGCTTGGTCTCCTGCACGAGCACGTTCAGCCACACGCTGAGATTAGTCCCAACCATGTGCATCAGCCCGAATCTCGCCACTATCTTGTGCTTGTACACTTTCATCTGGAATTACATAGAATATATTTATAGTAAAAGTAAAGTTCTCCGAGTTTTATGGAAGATATCTTAATCATTTTCCATGATACATTAAAGGccagaaattaatattaaagaagCTATTAAACTTCTTTAGATATAGTATTATTTGTCAATATTTGGAAATTTTCAATTTCAACGAGTAGGTAGGAATTTTATTCCATTCAATcagtttaactttttttaaattaaatcactatttacctacttaatagcATCTTTCAAAGAAAacttaataagtaggtaattaaatattaatgaatattattaattaggtactacaTTTTGTAGAACATAGACGCAGGATATAATGGCATGACAATTAGCAATAGCTGGATAGTGTTAGACCGAGGAAAGCctgtagcgattttgatagcccacgcagtgcaaaagtgtcatttcaaacgtcaaacttctatgaaattatgacgtggtCTGACTTTAATTAGCAATGAATGCAAAACTAACCTCATTGTTAAGAAAGATGAAGTACATCTGGATGAAGATGAAGGCCATCCTAGTGGCCGGCGTGAGCGCCAGCAGGACGTTGTGACAGTTGGTGTTTCTCTCCAGTTCCCAGTACTGGCCGAACTCAAGACCCGAGTAGATCATAGAGCCGATACCGAACGCTGAAAAGAAATTAAACAGGAAATAAATACACTACGTATACGTATACATCACGTAAGGCGTACGTGAGTAACGCCTAGCGATAAACGTGATGCTTTCAAACCATCTGAAACCGGCTTGGATCACTGAGTTTCTTGGCGCTTATGTAAGTACAAATTATGATTTGCTGCACtctagtgaaaaaaatattattgtgaGGAAGTCGAATGCTTATAAGGTCTAGAAGGAAAATTAACCGCTAATTTTCTACTGAAAACATAAagaagttcaaaaactaaaacaacATAGGCCGAAAGTTTGTAGGTATCACGAACGATTTTTTAAGTGCATAAAAGTCTTCAAACTTCTTGTAAAGATGTTATGTTAAAATTCACGAGAATTTCTTCCAACTTTATTGCAAATTATTCGTCCAAAGGAGTTGAAAGAGGGATGAAGGCTTgttaatgaatatattataagaccttatttttttgtcagaaTACGTGAAAATGCATATCAGCTTTTACGTGAGAATATTTAAATTTCGTTGAATAGTTTTGTTTGCTCTACAAGAAAACGTATTTCAGCGGTTTTCTTAAAGTTAAGGGCGCCAGTGATTACTAGTTCGCCGGCCGATATAAGCCTGTCTGTCctttgttcggaactgtcaccttttgcgtttaactgacaggctgatattgtccggcgaactggtaatcagtgggcccctttggAATACAGGTTAAATTACATATGCAAGAAAATTAGATCCGTCTTGACTAAGAGGCATGTAGTATGTTGTGTATATAGATTCTTCTTCACTACTGGACTACGACTAATTTAGAGATAGATTTGAGACATTTTAGTAGATAcatgttaaataataatattgattaAAACGGTCGATGCGTTACTCATGTTCCAAAGAAATTTTCAGTGACAGCGCCCTCTTCAAGGCCGCAGCAGTGATTTCACAACAGTACTGCAGCTTCAGTTGCCAGATGTCACCTTATGTTTGCATCGACTGACTGTTCGATCGGATGACCGCTATTCCATACAACCATATTCTCCATTATAGAAAGTATGTTTACAAAATTTGATGTACAGTAGCGGCAAATAATGtatcgtgttttttttttctgatagGTACTTTTACATATATTTGGGGTGGTCGTCCACTTTCGTCGTAACTATACCTACTTAGCGTAAACGGACtcgcggcgcgattcgggaaatgaattagagattcactagatatgaaatagtaaagatatgtgacgttccacggcaaaaagtaccttatggcggctggcgcttacgctattattaacgccgctccaatattcagccggggcaatggtaccttttttcgtggaacgtcacatatctttactatttcatatttagtgactctctaattcatttccggAATCGGACCGTCGACCTCATTTTTAAAATCGAcacaatgtaggtaggtacatttaaatTTTAGGCAAACGAAAAGCAAGTTTTCTATGAATCAGTGGTACCTCTAGAGGTCTCTCATTCCATTGTattatgaatatttattttgacaaatcaaaattgcagttatcttggcaagttttgatttgcgggcggctagaggataaatAAAAcctcaaataaaaatataagtcaAATAAGAcaacaataatattattttttactgtgatatatttttatttttccttaCACTTAACACATTTCATATATTAGACACACAATATTGCCAAACGCACAAAGATTAATTCAAAGTTTTTATTGCTATTGTACGagtacaaatatttatttagcggCGTGCATTAATTCAATTACAAATATAACAAATGCAAGTACCAAACCtgtgcttaaaataataaacggtATAATaaaatctattaattttaatctACTAATTTCAAATGAACCACCAACATTTGAATGTACATTGTTATGAATCATATGAAGTTTTTTAATAACATCCACAAAACCATTATCAACTAAGCGCATCATTTTAAGATGAAAATCACGTAGAAGTGGGAAACCGCGTCTTAGGAATATGACATAAAGAGCGTTGTACAGTTTTTCTTTCATGAGATGGATTTGTGCCTTTTTCGTTGGATTTTTAGTTATCCACCAAAGGTATCGATAGTAGTTTGTAACTGTGTACTTATTTTGCGTTTTCGCCACCGTATCCATGGATAAATCGGCAGTTTCACAACCGACTGTTTCTAGATATTCTTCATGTATAATAGGAACTTGACCAGAGTATTTCATAAACGGACCTATGTCTAACGCGAAACACGGAGTAAAGTTGTAATCATTTAAAGACATATATTTATTCAATTGTGGCTTGCTGATCCGATAAGTCGTAAAACTTGTTAGCTTAGTTTGATAAAAACAATTTACTAAAAATCCAAACCATATCCAATGAACAATAATCAAGTTATTAAATTTGCGTCCTTTGAGACTTAATGCAATGTTTTGTGTCCAATTCCCAAATAGATTAAAAAGTTCAGAAGATCTATTATTATTTAGTGCAGTGTTATTATTTGAAAGAAGAAATGAACAAAGCAAGAATATGAATAATAGTAGAAGCCAGACTAGTGGTTTAAACACTATGTAAATGATTCTCCATCGTTCTAATAGACCGGCGCTAGGAGTCACAGTAACAAAACTATCTTCATACGCAAAGTGGCTCCATACAAAGTCAAAGAATAGTGCTCGTCGACTGTTCAACGCAAAGGCCCCAATCACCAAATCCActtcattttcatataatttcccTAATATTCCATTGACAGTAAAATTATCAGATATGTGGCCAAATTCTAGAGATTCGggaaaaaatacataatttaaagaaatattttcaatatttgCTAAAATGTTTAACAAAGTTATTTCTATTCCAACACCAAATGTATTTTTCGGATCTATATCCTTTATAACTATCGGGGGATAATTATGAGTTCCTACTTGTAAAACACAATTCTTAAGGACAGGAATATCATGTTCACGTATCGAGTCCATTATGTCAGATTTCATAACACTATTGCAATcacttattttaattgtattatTATAATTCCGACCACAACCACCTTCTGCATATGGAAAATAGGAATATATTGATGCATCATTATTTGTCTCTTTGACAATGATAAGcgtatttataatatgatactTCCATAATGTATGGAATATTAGTATAAAATCATCTTTAGTTAAATCTGGCATTATTATGATGTAAAGAGCATCTGGCTTGCAGTAATAATCCTTGTTCATATAGTCAATCAGATTTTGAAAATACGATAGGTTCTGGCCATATATTATAAAACTACTGGGCGATGTAGCGACGCGCACGGAACCATCCTTTACGTAAAGCTTGACATTGTTGGTTTCGTGAATCCTCCGAATCAACTCAGCGGTGACAATATCATTGTTAATGATAGCTATGTCGGAGTTAAACTGAGATTTTGATGCAATAATATCTACAATACATTGCTCTACTAATTCTTGTGGCATTTCGGCAACACGAATATTTCCAATGGCCATAATAGTAtaaactgtattaattaaataataaatcacTATTTTGTAAAGCATGACTGACTGTCGTGAGTTCGCTAATGATACTACCAGCTAAAGCCATGTGCGACTATAGTTAGTTAATGATAATAACTGTTAGATAACGATCGTAATAACGGACTTATATAATTGCTATAATTATGCTTTCTTTTAACTTCAAAACatcatatgatatttattttacgtttcatttacatcatcattatcaatattatcatttaTCATAGTCGTCAACCTAAACACTGCAATCAAAAGGGAACCTCAAATTTCATTATGCAAGCGGtcgaattagaccaagaaaagtctgcaacaattttgatagcatatgcagtgcaagtgttatttatacgtcataatttcgtagaagtttgacgtttaaaataacacttgcactgcgtgtgctatcaaaatcgttgaggacttttcttggtctaagttTACATACattgattattttttatatgtaaggTCATAGTCCTTTGTCAGCTTTTATGCAAACAATACGAAAGAACCAGAGTAGTATTCGTACAGCCACATTTTTTCTTTACAAACTGATAAAGTACCATGTATCATATTATTAACAAATGTTATAAACAGACGTTCAGAATCATGTTTATTTAAAGGGACCcgctgattaccagttcgccggacgatatcagcctgtcagttaaacgcaaaatttgacagttccgaacaagtgacaggctgatatcgtccggcgttctggtaatctgtgggccccttaaggacTGAAAACCCACTTTACAAATTTCTACTGCGTGTGTGCAAGAACTCAATAGTAAATATGAAGCATGAAAAGATTATACCGGAAATTAGAATGGCAAATGGTACAGTTAGATCTTCTAATATAAGGACACGTATCTCGAAAGACTGATTTATAGCCATCGATGTCCTTGAATATTTACGTAGATGGTGAAAACTTTTAATTGCTTCAATAAAACCATATTCAGCTAAACGCCATACATGTGTTTCGAACGTTTCCAAAAGCGGAAATCCACGTTTGAAAAATATGCCATAGAGCACATTATAAAAGTTGTTTTTCATGAGATGAATTTTCCGTATTCCTTGTGGATGCTGGGTAATCCACCACTGATATCTTAAGTAATTTGTTACTGTATACTTGGTCTGTGTTTTTGCTACTTGGTCCAGAGCTAGGTCACCAGTCTCGCAACCTTGATGttctaaatatttttcatttattatagGGATATCACCCGAGTTTTTCAAAAATGGCCCTATATCAGTAGCTAAACAAGGGCTTAAATTATAGTTGCGTAAATTCATGTATTCATTTACTTGAGGCTTATACAATCTATATGTTGTGTAAGTCGTTAATTGCGTTTGATAGAAAGTGCTTAGTAAAAACATATACCACATCCAATGTATTATAAGCACGTTTTGATAAATATTGTCTGTTAGAACCAAAGCAGTATTATGCGTAGCGTTTCCAATAAGTTTGAATAATACTGAacaataataattgtgttttcgGCTCCCACTCGAATTaatataaaatgataaaattatAGCACAAATGAAGTATAGTAACAGTATTATTGACCAACCTAATGTACTAAATACAATATAAACAATTTTCCACCTTTCTAATAAATCAGCACTTGGAGATATGGCCACAAAACTGTCTTCAACTGTCAAGTGCGAGTAAATGTAACTGAAAAATGCTGATCGTCTATTATTTAGCGCAAAACCCCCGAAAACGATGTCAACTTCATTTTCATACAACTTGCTGAGAACTCCAGTTACTGTGAAGTTATCAGAAACGTTTCCGAATTCATCCGTTTCAGggaaaaatttataatttaaggtTATGTTCTCTTGCGCAAAAAACATTTCTACCAAATATCGTTCAATACCTATAGCAAATGTATTTTCAGGGTTCGGGTCCTCTAAAACCAATGGAGGGTAGTTGTGAGTAGCAACTTGTAGGGTGCAATTCCTTAAGACAGGTTTATGCAGATCGTCAATAATTAGAATGATGTCCCGTACATTAGTATCTTCACATTCGCATACCTTAATAATGTTGTTGTAACCCAAACCACACAGTCCCTCTGCGTAAGGAAAATAGGTGTATATTGATGCTGTATCATCCCCGTCACCAGTAATAATGAGGGCTTTTATTATATGGTATTCCCACAATATTCGGAATATCGCTAAACGGTCCTTTTTGGTTGTTTCTGCTAAAATAATGATATGCAAGGATTCTGGTCTTCGGTTCCAATCGAGGTCTAATTCACTAAGTACAACTCTTAAAGCGACAAAGTCTTTAACGTGTATTATAAACACGTCAGGTGATGTGTTCTTCACAACCTTGTTGTGGTCTTTGATATACAGCTTGACATTGTTTGTCGCATGAATACGGCGAATTAAATTGTTGGTCATCTCATCGTTGTTAATTATAGCCAATTCAGCCCCAAAGTGGGTTCTAGACATCATATTTACGAGGCAAGTCACTAAATCGTTTTTATGTTCATCTATCAATGTAAAATTTTCTACACTGAGCACAATGTGAAATTGGCCAATGATGTAAAACAGTAATTTACGGTTAAAATACATGTCTATTTCGTATCAACCTTCAAATAAAAGTGTTTTTGTGAACACATTCATATGGTAAGTCTTTTTCCAGTAAGTACCTGCTTTTTGATAAATTGTAGagaataacattaattttcttgTTTATTGACAAATAAAATTCCCTTTATATAAACTCAACTTGACATTTGAGTAATGATTTAGAaatcaaaaagaaaaattaaaatacatatgtagctTACCAAACATACAAATTTGTATACCTTATAAAGCATATTTAGGcatatttaagtaaaaaaaatatgattataTGGAAAACGAAATACTTGATAACAAATATATCAGGAAAATGGgttcaacaattttttttattaagaaaagCATTGAAAACCCCTGTATAATAGGGTTATTCAAACTCAGTTGAAAAAGGACTACTTAAGTATCCCTTTTAGGGAATATTccgctcatcatcatcatcatcatcatctcagccataagacgtccactgctgaacataggcctccccatttgggggggtgaatgccataatcgccacgcttggcaggcgggttggcgatcgcagtcgagtacaccgaatttgagggacgctgctgcccgtccaccggtggtcttggacgtagtttaaggacatacccgggtccataTTCCGCTCAAGTTATAAATATGACACTCAAACGTGTTGGCCAACAACAAAGCAGATTCTTGAACTTATTTTCTTAATGTTACAGGTATTACACGCTACATTTTTGGTATGTGTAAAACAGTACTTTATTGCAAGTAATGGCAAATCGTGGATGAGTTTCAATTCAAGTAGAGATGACGACAAGACATTATCCATTAAACGGCTGAGAAACAGCCTAAAATTGTATTTCGAATGTCTATAAATTAACAGTATTATTATTGTCGTTTATAATATTtgtatagtacctacctaatgttaCCTGACAAATGGTTGTtcaattttttattcttatcgTTCAGTAATCTATtaagcttcacgttataaattGACAATACTCCATCACAGCCGGAAACTATAAATTACTCAGTCATCGTGAAGCCAAGAAAATGAATTTTGGTTATTAAATATCATTAGCGACAGTctttaaaaaatgtaatttaaaaaaccGATGTAACTATGAACAATTCCAGATTATTGAAATGTAACTAAGTAATCGAATGCAAAATTTTAATTTGGCTTTTATATACTTACGTCTAAATGCTGAGCCAAAACCTCCCTTAACCTATTCAACACTAATCTAAGTTAACAGCTACGACCACGCTACGACGCTAGCGTATAAAATGAAAtgtatgaaaaataatttataagacCATTTTCGAAATCAATTTATTCAGCGGTACATAACAGGTACATTcatctgttattaaaattttatctgAAAGTAGCGGGTATCAGTGGGTCTAGGCGTGGTCCGGCTGCAGATTTTACTCCCCAGCCGGACCCCTTTTAAACACATATATCTGCCAAACTACTGAAGTATGTTTGATTTCCGACGCGGTTCATTAAGGTAcgctagtagttcgccccgaactgaactgaactgaaaACTATATAGTATAAGATTCATagacatttatttcattttcgaCACGATTGaatcaaaaatgttaaattcaagatggctgataccatggtataataatatactccgcctggtactctattcccgtcttttctaggtcacctaactgacacaagcctacgtcatcatgcgacagcgctatatgataatatgcgatagcgctatatatagcggccatgttattgtgacgtaggcctgtgtcactctgggaatagaagaccatgttttattagaccatggctgATACGCCTATTTCCTCGCGTACCCACAATTGACCAGACAACAATCCACTTACCCTACCAATGATGTATCTTCACTATGGCCACTCATATTTTCTTGCAAAGGAGTTGACCAGAATAGctagacccctcacaaatagcttttggGCCATCTAGGCTCTTCCATAACCCcgtgatcgagcctgctcatcatttaatgactaaaatataatgccctcaactacatgtttacctaatataatttaaattagaatacatttacttaagttattgccCATCAAACTATACTCTGATAaatcagcttaaaaacatcgaaattaCGGAACTGCCCCTATAGCCAGCCGAATGTttcaagtcgaatgtaagaacttcacttcgcttcgctcgctcgttcgattaaggGCGCATTTCACCATTGCAAACTGAGCGCAATCAGGCGAGATGGTCCGCCTGTGGAATATCACGCCTTCCAAGTTACATACTAGCGCTCTCGATTGGACTATGTTATAATTTAATGTCatttggggctgtccataaattacgtcatcgaatttttgaccccccctccccctaaaatcatccaaacaTCATGcgtcgaatgaccccgtttcctcctacgtcatgctaccatcatccgataacccccccccccaatttgaaatgacgtaatttatgaatagcccctttatTGTTCACTCTGTCCTTGGGTGGGAATGGTAGGTATTTGAACTTACCGACAGCACCCATCCTGAGGTAGAAGCTTCCGTAGTGGTGAGTTCTCGTGCTGAGAGCGAACCCGAGGGACAGCCGCTTCGCCGCGTTCGACGGCATTTGGTACTGCGGGTGCGGCACGGTAGCGGTGCTGCGGTCCGTGCGCGAGGAGCAAGAGTCCGACTCGGAGGGAGATGAACTTGAGTCTGATTCTAGATAATGAAAAtattcttatatttttttttcctaaaaACCTTTTACCAGGAATAGCCACTTTCTTTGCAAAACAATTCAAAAAGTGTTCAAATTGCTTTGTAAAGTTAATTGTTGGTTAGTTCCCGATTCGTCGGATTCTTGTTTCGTTGGATTCCTGTTTCGCGGGGCTTTCTTTAAGGCATCACAATTTACAATCCGAGTATTATAAGAGAATCCGACGAAACACGAATCCGGCAAAATCGGTGTGACCCGATAGTAGTTCATCATAAGATTTCGATAATTATGTTGAAGTTATACTTACTACCAACGACAGGGGAATCAGCGCCGGACCTCGAGCGATCCCTAAGCAGCGCAGCGTACATGTAGAGCAGGAACACCATGCTGCCGATGTACAGGTACAAGTAGAAGCCCTGGACGCCATAAGATATGTTAGTGGAAAGGCGTATTTCACTCAGATCATGACTATCACGTTTTATTACGTTTTATTTACTTCTTCGAttaaaatatttagaaaaatCGTCCTGgttgtatatattattaaaagtGAAGGTTACATAAAAAGATTACGGTACATAATTACaagtttatgtacctaccttaCAGAAAAATTACATACAATTTACCTAATAGAAAAATTGAAAAGTATTTAGAATATTATTACCTCATAAAAGGAGGGTGGAATGTAGGTAGAGATTACTTCGGCCATTGGGAAGGCGACGCCCATGACGACCAGTAGCTTGCCATACAGCGCCGAGAGGGTGGTGGCTAGTGCATCGCCTCTGTAACAAAACAACTATTAGAACATCCATTAAAAATAGTAGCTGGGGACACACAGAAATGAAACTGGGGTTAAAATGAGAGATTAATCATCATACGAGTAGTTATTTCCAACATTTGCGACAAAGTTATAAGTATTACAATAATGCAATGCATTCCATTTAAAATCATGTTTATGTAATGCAGTTTACTGATGGTGATGAATACCTACCTTAGAATCAATTCCAATATTTAAAGTAGATCTACAGATTAACTTTTTCAAGAAACTGTAAAAAAATGCATAAAAGCATTCGTTAAAATTATGCGACTTCATTTTAGCTTCATCAGGTACTCTGACTACCGTAATCGATATGTTAAACGGATGTCGATATATTTGATACACAGTTAAATCAGAACCAACGTGATATGacataaattatacctacataaaatagaTGGAACATGATGGCTTTAATAAAATCCGTCGCAGCATTTATTTAATCCGCACAGCTCTGTTTCTGTCACAAACGTCACAAAGTTTTTTCAAGCGGGCATTGGTAtcgttaaaatttaattaaaagaaACTTCCATGAGTCTGATAATGACACCGCAAATTATATCTCACTATACTCCTTAcagtacatttcaaaaaagttttataCTCTCTACTCTCTTTCAGACATTTCATGCCGGGTTTATattattactagcttttgcccgcgacttcgtctgcgtggaattagtgacagcagctaaagtaggtatagcgcctggataatgctaatagcaatcattcaattcgcacattgcttacttcaattattaggcaattcattaactctttcaattccaccgcCCTtcgcactctcttcagggatgatttccgacataaaaactatcctatgtccttccccgggactcaaactatctctataccaaatttcaactaaatcggttcagcggcttaagcgtgaagaggtaacagacagacagacagacagacacactttcgcctttataatattagtatggattagtTACTAGCTTTAGTATGGATTTGCCAGCGCATGTGCATTAAGCGCAAAATATTTCTCCTTATGTTCTTAATTCTTCCGTTTCTTTTTCTGTTTTAAGCCCGTTCTGCTACCTAAAATAATGCATGATCCGTAAAGTCAAGCCTAAATTGAACGGGGATAAAGTGCCATTCAATGCTGCCATCAGTCGTTTATAACAAGAGTGTTTCAGAGGCAACGTAGACCAAAGAACACTAAATAATGATTGTCCAAAATAAGAAGAGCCCTCAAAATTATCTGCTGAAGAATAAATCAAACTTACTGTGAAGGTATCTTACTGTTTTGGTTTTCCTTCCCTCGGGGACGGATCCCCTCTCGAGCGTATCACCATGG
It encodes the following:
- the LOC134806674 gene encoding uncharacterized protein LOC134806674 gives rise to the protein MTNNLIRRIHATNNVKLYIKDHNKVVKNTSPDVFIIHVKDFVALRVVLSELDLDWNRRPESLHIIILAETTKKDRLAIFRILWEYHIIKALIITGDGDDTASIYTYFPYAEGLCGLGYNNIIKVCECEDTNVRDIILIIDDLHKPVLRNCTLQVATHNYPPLVLEDPNPENTFAIGIERYLVEMFFAQENITLNYKFFPETDEFGNVSDNFTVTGVLSKLYENEVDIVFGGFALNNRRSAFFSYIYSHLTVEDSFVAISPSADLLERWKIVYIVFSTLGWSIILLLYFICAIILSFYINSSGSRKHNYYCSVLFKLIGNATHNTALVLTDNIYQNVLIIHWMWYMFLLSTFYQTQLTTYTTYRLYKPQVNEYMNLRNYNLSPCLATDIGPFLKNSGDIPIINEKYLEHQGCETGDLALDQVAKTQTKYTVTNYLRYQWWITQHPQGIRKIHLMKNNFYNVLYGIFFKRGFPLLETFETHVWRLAEYGFIEAIKSFHHLRKYSRTSMAINQSFEIRVLILEDLTVPFAILISGIIFSCFIFTIEFLHTRSRNL
- the LOC134806809 gene encoding uncharacterized protein LOC134806809, with amino-acid sequence MLYKIVIYYLINTVYTIMAIGNIRVAEMPQELVEQCIVDIIASKSQFNSDIAIINNDIVTAELIRRIHETNNVKLYVKDGSVRVATSPSSFIIYGQNLSYFQNLIDYMNKDYYCKPDALYIIIMPDLTKDDFILIFHTLWKYHIINTLIIVKETNNDASIYSYFPYAEGGCGRNYNNTIKISDCNSVMKSDIMDSIREHDIPVLKNCVLQVGTHNYPPIVIKDIDPKNTFGVGIEITLLNILANIENISLNYVFFPESLEFGHISDNFTVNGILGKLYENEVDLVIGAFALNSRRALFFDFVWSHFAYEDSFVTVTPSAGLLERWRIIYIVFKPLVWLLLLFIFLLCSFLLSNNNTALNNNRSSELFNLFGNWTQNIALSLKGRKFNNLIIVHWIWFGFLVNCFYQTKLTSFTTYRISKPQLNKYMSLNDYNFTPCFALDIGPFMKYSGQVPIIHEEYLETVGCETADLSMDTVAKTQNKYTVTNYYRYLWWITKNPTKKAQIHLMKEKLYNALYVIFLRRGFPLLRDFHLKMMRLVDNGFVDVIKKLHMIHNNVHSNVGGSFEISRLKLIDFIIPFIILSTGLVLAFVIFVIELMHAAK